The following proteins are encoded in a genomic region of Arachis stenosperma cultivar V10309 chromosome 4, arast.V10309.gnm1.PFL2, whole genome shotgun sequence:
- the LOC130974359 gene encoding uncharacterized protein At4g14100-like, whose amino-acid sequence MASATALDPVSVFLLLLPLFLQLSPLMAEEPVPCPATWPDQFHSVLFINRSSSLQKVDLWYDWPNGRNFNIIQHQLGVLSYDLEWDNGTSFYYTLHPFNTTCKVVHFDVGILRPNWLDGATFLGHKNVDNFLCNVWEKADFITYYEDVLTQRPVMWVFSSGMVAHVMTFEVGAVLEDANWQAPVYCFSETDTGSSLLESSIDVVSHGTLIRGIPHTAYA is encoded by the exons ATGGCCTCTGCAACTGCATTAGACCCCGTTTCTGTGTTTCTGCTACTTCTTCCTCTGTTTCTTCAGCTGTCGCCGTTAATGGCAGAGGAGCCAGTTCCATGTCCAGCAACATGGCCTGATCAATTCCACTCGGTGCTCTTCATCAACAGAAGCAGTTCCCTGCAGAAGGTAGACTTATGGTACGACTGGCCCAACGGCCGCAACTTCAACATCATCCAGCACCAGTTGGGTGTCCTCTCCTACGACCTCGAATGGGACAACGGCACCTCCTTCTACTACACCCTCCACCCATTCAACACCACCTGCAAGGTGGTACATTTCGATGTTGGCATTCTCCGCCCCAACTGGCTTGACGGCGCTACCTTTCTTGGTCATAAGAATGTTGACAATTTCCTCTGCAATGTTTGGGAGAAGGCTGATTTCATCACCTACTACGAGGATGTACTTACTCAAAGACCTGTTATGTGGGTCTTCTCCTCTG GAATGGTTGCTCATGTGATGACATTTGAGGTCGGTGCGGTGCTCGAGGATGCCAATTGGCAGGCACCTGTGTATTGTTTTAGTGAGACAGATACCGGCAGCTCACTCTTAGAATCATCTATTGATGTTGTTTCTCATGGGACATTGATCAGAGGGATACCCCATACTGCTTATGCTTAG
- the LOC130974361 gene encoding uncharacterized protein LOC130974361: MAQAATASGLNTAAKCGPCSVNGGGGLRPTLKLKPMALGPKSWFFSGSLNLLHHPNQKHLTSAAPRISMRVASKQAYICRDCGYIYNDRTPFDKLPDNYFCPVCGAPKRRFKPYAPAVTRGANDTSVRKARKAELQRDEAVGKALPIAILVGIAALVGLYFYLNTQY; this comes from the exons ATGGCACAGGCAGCCACAGCAAGTGGCCTTAACACCGCCGCAAAGTGTGGCCCTTGTTCAGTAAATGGTGGTGGTGGATTACGACCAACCTTGAAATTGAAGCCGATGGCTCTGGGTCCCAAGTCATGGTTCTTCTCAGGCTCACTGAACCTGTTGCATCATCCCAACCAGAAACACCTTACATCAGCAGCACCAAGGATTTCCATGCGTGTGGCCTCCAAGCAAGCCTATATCTGCCGAGATTGCGG GTATATATATAACGATAGAACTCCCTTTGACAAGTTGCCTGATAACTACTTCTGCCCCG TTTGTGGAGCTCCAAAGAGAAGATTTAAGCCTTATGCACCTGCTGTCACAAGAGGTGCAAATGATACATCAGTTAGAAAGGCAAGAAAGGCCGAGCTCCAGAGGGATGAAGCGGTTGG GAAGGCACTTCCTATTGCAATTTTGGTGGGAATTGCAGCGCTTGTTGGATTGTATTTCTACCTCAACACCCAGTACTAG